From the genome of Notolabrus celidotus isolate fNotCel1 chromosome 5, fNotCel1.pri, whole genome shotgun sequence, one region includes:
- the cldn2 gene encoding claudin-2, giving the protein MASAALELMGFFLGLLGMIGTLVSTVLPYWQISAHIGSNIVTAVANMRGLWMECVYQSTGAFQCETYNSMLALPADLQASRALMVISLVLSILAIAISVLGMQCTLCLEGTGAVKSRVAGTGGGLFLAAGFLALIPVSWTTHEVVQTFYRPNLPASMKFELGECLYVGLASSLISMLGGGMLCVSCCDEQEGGRARRHGGGYPYPVPGGLPGPGMRTTSQTYRNPTLQVGGINPASRGPTLVRSNTGSSQSSAHAVQGAKKPAVAGYDITGYV; this is encoded by the coding sequence ATGGCTTCAGCAGCTCTGGAGCTGATGGGCTTCTTCTTGGGTCTGCTGGGGATGATTGGTACTCTGGTCTCAACAGTGCTTCCTTACTGGCAGATTTCAGCTCACATCGGCTCCAACATTGTCACGGCCGTCGCTAACATGAGAGGCCTGTGGATGGAGTGTGTCTACCAGAGCACGGGGGCGTTTCAGTGCGAGACCTACAACTCCATGCTGGCCCTGCCTGCCGACCTGCAGGCCTCCCGTGCCCTCATGGTCATCTCTCTGGTGTTGTCCATCCTCGCCATTGCGATATCGGTGCTGGGGATGCAGTGCACTCTCTGCCTGGAGGGCACAGGTGCAGTTAAAAGTCGTGTGGCAGGAACTGGAGGGGGGTTATTCCTCGCTGCTGGCTTCCTAGCGCTCATTCCAGTGTCGTGGACCACTCATGAGGTGGTGCAGACCTTCTATCGACCAAATTTACCGGCCAGCATGAAGTTTGAGCTGGGGGAGTGTCTGTACGTCGGTCTGGCCTCTTCTCTCATCTCCATGCTGGGAGGAGGGATGCTGTGTGTGTCATGCTGCGATGAACAGGAAGGTGGTCGAGCAAGACGTCACGGTGGAGGGTATCCTTATCCGGTACCAGGTGGCCTACCTGGCCCAGGGATGCGGACAACTTCACAGACCTACCGCAACCCCACCCTGCAAGTAGGGGGTATCAAcccagccagcagggggcccACCTTGGTCCGCAGTAACACTGGAAGCTCACAGTCAAGTGCCCATGCAGTACAAGGAGCCAAGAAGCCCGCAGTGGCAGGATATGACATCACAGGATATGTCTGA